In the Paramisgurnus dabryanus chromosome 18, PD_genome_1.1, whole genome shotgun sequence genome, cagtggcaaacggtggcaaactatttaatgcaattcattttaagtgttcatgcagaaaaggttttttttatttatttggttggtctgtgttatgaccgtgagtgctttgttccgtgaaaataactattgcgagttaagaacctttaaattatgcgaatgctttgttgaagagaaaagttttaagtctagatttaaaatgatcgactgtgtctgattctcggacatcggttggtaaatcattccagagcttaggggctaagtaggaaaaggatcttccacttttagacacttttgatagtctagggataatcaatagaccagaattttgcgaccgtagtgtgtgtgatggattgtattctgatagtaattctctaagatatgagggtgctaagccatttaaagctttgtaggtgattagtgatattttaaattggatgcgatatttaactggtagccagtgtaaagatgccagaattgggcttatgtggtcatacttcttagatcgagtaagtacccttgcagaagcgttttgaactagctgaagcttgttgacctgatttgaatggcatcccccgagtagcgagttacaatagtctattctagaggtcataaaagcatgaataagcttctctgcgtcagatgtagacagcatatggcgtatttttgagatatttctaagatggaagaatgctgtgcggcagacgttggcgatatgactatcaaaggataagttgctgtcgaacatcacacctaagttcctaaccgtggaagatggcaccacagtacagccatctatgtgcaatttgtaatctgacatattatgtttgtagcaatttgtgtgttttgactccgtgtatgttttgataatcgttctcaatctgatctctaacaaaatttccttcacaaaaatgcaataatttTAACTTTTTGCTTAAAAATTTGTATATTTGAAGAAAAATGCCCATATTTCAGagtttataaacagagaaaaaaaataaagataggataaaagtttttttccgttttttttttttgaaagcagatggtctgttctttcatttgagatttgtatgtttattttttgaagaaaattttcctggaagacaTTCTGTaacacttttgtgaaaatcacaaaaaatgctgatgtgcaACTTTAAAAAAGGCTGGATGGGAATGAGTTAATGCCTTCCAACAttgggttttgatgtcagtTCAACGTTGGCTTTTGTCATAAGTCTGACATTAGGTTTTGATGTCAACCAGACGTTGGGTTTGACATCAAATCGCCGTTAGGTTTTGACGTCAGtccgacgttgggttttgataTCCATCCAGCATTGGGTTTTGCCGTCCGTCCaacgttgggttttgatgtcaaccagacgttgggttttgacatcaaATCGCCGTACGGTTTTGACGTCAGGCTCacattgggttttgacgtccgtccgacattgggttttgatgtccgtccgacgttgggttttgacatccGTTTGACGTTGAGTTTTGACGTCCATCCAGCATTAGATTTTGCCGTCCGTccaacgttgggttttgacgtccatccaacattgggttttgacgtccgtccgacgttgggttttgacatccATCCAGCATTGGGTTTTGACATCCGTCCGACATTTGGTTTTGACGTCTGTcgatgttgggttttgatgtcTGTCTGACATTGGGTTTTAACATCCATCCAACTTTGTGTTTTGACGTCCGTCCATCGTTGGGCTTTGACATGAACCAGACTTTGGATTTTGTAAGGACAATTTCCTAAATAAAGATAGCCCCTCCCCAAAGCACAGCTCAcacgattcacagtggacttcccacCGAGACCATTTGGTTTTCAAAGATCACACCTTTAGGGTGCAATACAGCTGTATTCTCTTTCTctcaaagcaaactgtatatgaaatgctatATGCATAAATAATCTAAAACTgatcttatttgttttcattcAATGCAAGTGGTTAATGGTCTCActcatataacaacagaattcaatgtgTGTAAAAGTGTAAGCAAACTTTACTCAATATGGATAGACACCTCCCATCTTAGacataaaccaatcacccactgtatgcaTATTAAGGACAGCCCTAAGTTTTACAACAAGCAATCAGTACCAAATTCCTATATGAGGATTTGAGAGAAACGACTAGCacttggcgttagtttaagtgtGCTTAAAAGCGTGGAGGCTAACAATATGTGTTTCCGTTTAGAGTAACATTTCTGATTACTCTAAATAGGGTCAGCCTCAACCTcagattaattaattattctATTCATTAACTTTGGTTAGAAATaattattgtaataaataagtgtcacctctaaggggactaaataaagtatgtttaaagttgagCACGCAGAGAGAGGCCGCTTAAGCGTATAGTCCGACCTCTGGCAGCGACCAATACTGATTCGCTTATGACCGTTAAACAGTATATTAATTATAAGGCCCATACTAGGATCAAGTGCGACTATGAGAACCGAATGAACGAGTGTAATTCCAGAGCTTAATTAGAATAAACAAGCATCCATCTAAATTCTGTAAGTGTTAAAAGCAATAATCAATCCGAtttgtattataatataaacAAGATCTTaatctttggagtcagataaatgacagacatggggacttgtgacttggtgacttggactcgagtcgactcgagtcgctatttttgtgacttgtgacttgacttgacaaaaaataaaatacttgagactcgactcggacttggaagttaaagactcgggacttgacttgacttgagacacgatgacttgaatgacttgagtgttaatcacatcatgttttcagtttaaatataaaatatataaattattttaaaaaataaagtcgacccagctggagcgcaggctgagaatggtgttgtcatgactgaatcacgacactatcattcgtcatgccctctcgtaccttacgcacactacgcccacttagatcagatatcaacatgtcagccggaggggtaTGGAGGGTCATCGCTTTTGGCTTCAACAAGATTgcaaaagacgaacagtgctttgcaagacatgcaacatcAAAATCACAAGCAGCCAGAAGGCAACCTCCAATTTTGGTCGTCATTTAAAGAGCCATTAtgcccagtaagtgcttgtcaatttgttaatatctggttagttggtagttagctaatgtaataatagctaatTTAGCCCTGTGTAACGTAGCATGCTGtgttggggacaaatgtgggcaaaataattttgatttatttttttaaatacttatttttatttttgaatacttctttttcaagtttgccacctgaacacacacacagagaaaatttacttgattctacaatgttaggggcggttcaGATGTTGCGtcttttgcgcgctcaagttcgttatttcaaatttagGCGCGCGAACGGAAGAGATGCGACGCGCTCGTTTTTTCTGGGCacatgtttgagagagagagagagagagagagagagagagagagagagagagagagagagagagagaggggggggggaGAAATGTAACAACGTTTAATGTTGTATGTGaactgtgtttgagagagagggaggtgttcagagaggggtctgttggatgttaagctgttatttgttttatggactcaatgtggaaaatttcaaacacggttggcagaagtgaaaaataaataatttatgaaattACAATTTAGTTTGATTCCaagatgtattttactgaacatgagtatttacaatgcaaatccaaattattgtaatttactgatagttacttactgtatatcttgtcactttattaagatcagattctgcaggtaaaattacaataataaggtgacttgacttggacttgacttgacctactacaggacttgacttgacatagcctgtgactcgacttgacttgacttgcccaagaaaaaaaatacttgggacttacttgagacttgaaggttcagacttgagacttacttgagacttgcacatgtgtgacttggtcccatctctgaTAAATGAACCTAAATTATGTAATGCCAAAAAGTCATCTGCAAGCGCCGGAAAAGACAGAATGCGCTAAAATCCTTCGCCATGCCGTTGGTTTCCGCTATTTGGGCCTACTTATATTCACCCCCTTACAATTTTGACATCAAACTTATGTTGTGTTGAAACGTCAGTCCGACATTGGGTTTTGAGATCCGTTCGACATTAGGTTTTGACATCAACCCAATGTTGTGTTTTGACGGCAGTCATAATTTGGGTTTCGACATAAGTCCGAAGATGGGTTTGATGTCAAAGTTGGGTTTGGAAGTCAGTCCAACATTGGTTTTTGACGTGAGtccaacgttggattttgacataaTTATATACATTGTTATATACATTATTATGGATGTTTCAAACAATAGTTAAATACAATTTTGaaacttataaataaaaaaggtgTTATGATATGTACATTGTGTCAAACCTTGAGAATTGTTGTAAACTTTGATACATGCTGAAAGTGTGTATTTTTCAGTGCTCAATTACTTTGCCCTATGCAAATGAAATATGTACATAGAACTATAATTAAACCATTCATGGGTTGATTTTAAGATAATCTGAAAAACAGCAACCAGTTTTCAAACCCCGACGTCAAAACCCAGCATTGGCCTGAGGTGAAAACTCAACATATGACTGATGTCTGGTTGATGTCAAAACCCAGTGTAAATATGACGTCAAAACAGTACTGTGCCTACTCACTTCcgtagtaggaaaaacaaatactttgAAAGTCTGTGAGTACCATCATCTGTGTGCAAACCATCTTTAagaggtttagaacaacatgagagtgagcaaatggtgacagaattttcatttttgggcaaactatccttttaattttaaaataaaatgtatatacattttattagtctCACAAAAGAAGGTgcttaaataatttgtttgtgAGCGGAAAATCAATCCCTAGAAATTATGGGCGAAAATTCCCAACTGGGGAAAGCCTTCATATAAAACAATGCACAACCTTGCCAATTTTTAATTCCAGACACATGCAGCTCCAGATCTGTGGATTAGTTAATTTGCCTTTTCCTGACTGTGACGAACAATAACTGATACATCTATGACTGTGACAAGTTTATTTTATCAACAATGGCAACTGAAGCTTATTGAAATGCTGTTTATATGTTGTAGAGAGCTTAAATTTGATTTCATGTTACTTTAAAGACCATTCATACTATGATGGATAACTCTTCTTATCCTGTGATGCTGACTCTTATGGTGCCCAAAGAATCAAAATCATTTAGGCACATATACTTtacttgttttctttttctttatttgcTCATACTGTCTTTAAATGTTCGACTTGTTTCTGTCATTGTCATGGAGAAATCCCTTCATGAACCAATGTACATATTCATGTGTAATCTATGTGTGAATGCAATATATGGAGCCTCGGGATTCTACCctatatttttgtataatttgaTTTTGGATTCATATGTCATTTACTCTTACATGTGTGCTTTGCAAAGCTTTGTCATTTACACCTCTTTAATATCTGAGGTTACAATATTAACAGTCATGTCATATGATAGATATGTAGCCATTTGCAGACCTTTAGACTATCATTCAAAATTAACTAAAAGCACCTGTGTGAAATTAATTCTGTTTTCCTGGATTGTACCAAACTGCTACACAGTTCCAGCATGCCTTTTAGCAAATTTGAGAACATTTTGCAAATATCacattgacaaattatattgTGACAACTGGTCAATTGTAAAACTATCTTGTGCATCACCTTTTGTTAATAATCTTTTTGGATATTTAATTATTGTCACATTTTTTCCTTTTGTAGTTGTTGTCATAGTGTCTTACATTAAACTCATTGCTGCATGTAAAGCATCTTTAGAAAATAGAAGAAAATTCTGGCAAACCTGTTTACCACATATAATTTCACTGATCAATTTCACCTTTGCTTATCTTTTTGATGTCATGTATAGTAGATACGGTGCTAATGATATTCCAGATACTTTACGTCATTTTTTGGCTTTAGAACTGATTATAGTTCCTCCTGTTGTTAATCCTCTAATCTATGGATTAAATATTAAGGCAGTGCGTGAAAGAGTTTTGCCCTCGCTATATTGAGAAAAAATTACTAAAACATACATGTAAAAGGTTGTGTGATAGTTTGATTTTATATTCGAGCATCAAGACTATTCACATTTTTGGGTGGATTTTAcatgaaactttaaaaagaaattCTTTAATGATTATTATATACGTTTAATTATCACGTtgaataattatttaagtgaaAAATGCTATGGTACTGTCGGAATATCACATTTTTGCTGTTCCTTTCAAATGAAACTATTATATGCAGCAACATATGTGCTTCTCTAGTCATCTGTTAAATGAAACTCCTGCAGTTGAGTTCATCCCCTTTCTTCCTTTAGTGCTTGTTGCACTTTCACAGATCACTTTTCATCATGATGATCTTGAGAATAAATTCACCCAGATTTCCATGATTTTCACATGAACTAACTAGTATGACCATACTCTCTCACCTCATACACATGAACATTTTCATAGTCTTCAGTTGTGAATATGtggtttatataatttaattataactAACAATAACTTAGGGCCTGAAATGTTATACTTATAATTCTAAAGGCAGTAatggttttattatttttttaaatattccaAGAAACTTATTTTAACATTATTGAACAATATTTTTGGGATAAGGAAAGTGTTTTCTGTGTTGTATTATACAAACAATAGGTTAACACTAGTTTGGCAAACATGCACTTGCTCTGTATGTGTTACCTTCGTACTCTGTTTGTTTGAGGAAGACAATTAATTGATACATGTGACCccttgtctgtgaaatcaaGTCATGTTATCTATTTTTGAGATTAGGAACATCTAAACTTGATTtaactcattgatttcacattgattatAATCTTTGACATTAGACCTTACTCAGTAAATATTAAGTATATCAATGTTATATTcctacagaatgttctttacatgatgtagaatgattttatgtaaaaaagagtaaatcacaaaaaaattacttgagttttaacagacagggtcacataatgTTTAATAGTCTTGCTACATTGCATCCATGATCTAAACGTAGCAGTGAAGTGATTTTATTGGTAAAGTAGCGGGTAGCACtttatattacagtacatgtacttaccttgtacatatatggtaaatatgttgtacttacagacaaatgtgtggtacttacatTTGcatatctacatggtaattaaggGTATCATTACTGTGCTTACAGTGGTACGTACTTGGTAGTTATTGtgtaagtactgggtaataccaGATACATTATTATattgtaggtatactgtaactaacaagaaacactactgtacttacaaataaatgtacaatataagtatttagtatttacagaAAGTTTGGATTTATGAcaggtacttatagtgtaggtatatgATAACTTATAACAAACAccactgtacttacaaattgtatgtaCATGGTAAGTGTATAGTACTTACAGTGTGTAATTAATGGCAGGTACttataatataacaaattacAAACATTACCAATGTGCCATTTTGTACTCAGTATCTTTGTCCTTTATTATACTCTTTAAACCCaacaatgcatcttattttatggtctgactagttaatATAACTCACAGTGGAATATGTTACTATGCAATAACTTAGATTGTAGGTCCTaggtaataactgtgtaaaatggAGCACTTTATTTAATCAtaagtatgtaccactggtaagtacagtaatgatatcCTTtgattaccatgtagatactcaaaagtaagtacacatttgtctgtaagtacaacatatttaccatatatgtacaaggaaAGTACactactgtaaaataaagtgcaacCAAATAGCGAGATAACATTCATAAATCAGTCACAAACTGTCACAAACAGTCATTCAGTCATGGAAATGCATCCTGCTGTTTGCcagaaataatgaaaataattgTTTAGTTTAACACCTGCATGTGATGATTTTAAATACTACTGCCCTCAAtggaaaaatattttcaataaacagTTTCAGTTACATAACTACATAAAACATGGCAACAAATACTACACAACAATTATGCCACTGTGCTTACTTATGACCATAAGCAACAGTGAATAAGTACATTTTGAGAAGAGACTTAAAATCAGCGTAGGTTTGTGCGGCTCTTATACAGAGTGGCAGCGTGTCTCATAAGCAACAGAAAAGGCACGATCGCCTTTCGATTTCATCCGTGTCCTTTGCACAGAAGACTGTTAGACGAACAAAGATTCCTTGAGTCATTATACTGGAACAGTAGGAGATCAGAGATATAAGATGGAGCTAGACTGTGGACGCCTTTATACACGAACAGCAATGTTTAAAAATGGATAAGATATTTGACTGGTAGCCAGTGGAGAGAGAGATCAACACTGGTGAGATATGTTTCCTATTCCTCGTTCCAGTCAACAATTGTGTAGCAGCATTTTGAAGACGTGACAAAAGAGACTGTGACACACCAAAGTATAATACATTATAATAGTCAGATCTGAATTAAATAAAAGCATGTATTACAGTCTCCATGTCTCTTGATGTTAAGAATTACTTTATCGTTGCAATATTCTTTAACTGATAAAAGCAACTTCTAAACATTAACCTGTTTATCGAAAGTTAAAGTAAAGTCGAAAGTAACGCCTACGTTTCTATCATGTGAATAAAGATTATCTGATAAATGTCCCAGTTACTGGCCGCAACCTCTGTAGAAGCAGATGAGCCACAGATTAAAACTTCAGTCTTAGACTCATTTAACTGAAGGAAGTTGGTAGACATCTACTCTTTAACATCTCTCAGACAATCAAACAAACACTGTAAACTAAAAACATCCGTTGGATGCAAGGGAACATAACACTGAGTATCATCTGCGTAACAGTGGTGTGAGACACAATGCTTCTATAATATAGCATACAGAGGAAGCAtgtataaagaaaataaaacaggACCCAAGATTGAGCGCTGTGGAACCCCATACAAAACTGGTCTGCATGATGATGAATATTTGCCAGTCTCTGCGGAGAAGGTTTGATCCTTTAAATAGGAAACAAACCAATCTAAAAAATGTCCTTGGATTCTAATAAGCTGTAGGTGCTTTATAAGAATGCCATGATCAAGAGTGTCAAATGCCGCACTAAGGTCCAATAGAACAGCACACTTGCCAGAGTCAACAATCAAcaataaatcatttaaaactttaacaaTGCAGATTCTGTACTGTGTTGAGGTCTGAAACCGGACTGATATTTATCAGAATTACCATTTTACTGTAGGAAAGAAGAAAGATTATTAATTACAACATTCTCCAAAACTTTTGATAAAAACAGCAATTTAGAAATTGGACGGTAATTATTTAAGATTGTTtgattaagatttttttaagtaataactGTAAGGTGGCATGCTTAAAATAGGATGGGACTATTCCACTGGTTAGACTACTATTAATTATTGAGAGTAAATTAGGACCAGTTGTGTCAAGTGTCTCTAATCAGAGACGAGTAGGAATGACATCCAAACGAACAAGAGCTGGGCTTCATTTTATGAATAATTTGCACCAGGTAACTCTAAAACACTGGAGTAAATACAGAAAATTGTGTAGAATTGGAGGTGGACTGAGGGATGTCTAGAGAGGAGGGGACAATGCATGATCTAATTTCATTGATCTTGTCCATaaaaaactttaactttaactttcTTTTTAAGTTTTTGCAGGCCACAGGAGATGGATCCAGATATAAATTTGACATTGAATTTCAGACGCTATTAATagtattaaataatattttggaACTGCAAGTGTTCTTAGCAATAAGATCCGAGAAATGATTTGCCTTTGCGATACCTCCTCACGCGTATTAACACACCATCGCATGTTTCCCGTCTTCTATAGCGTTTCCTCCTCCGATGACTCTCACAGTCCAGTATGCGACATATTTCAGATGGCAACATAGAGAGGAATGTGGGATCATAGGTAATTTACCCTCCGTGATTGAATCAGAAACCGTTCCTACTGACCATAGTAAATTAAGAAGAACCAAGCGATCATAACCAAGCACTGTAGTTATTTTTAGTGCAGATGTAGACACAAACAAGACAAATATactcaataaagagaaaacagaCGACGGGCAATGGCTTGCCAAACTCCACACCGGCGCCATCTTGCAATAACAAATGACATACTATTAGTGAACTAAAAAAATTTTAGTGAGAGATCAAATGCTTTAGCTTCAAAACTGCTTAATCCCAGACTCAGGCCATTTAGAAATACCAATTTGTTTATTCAGAAAGGTATTTTATTGCCATTAAAACCACTAAACAGTGAACATACATttagagcctgataaaaaaatgctaatttacgaaaaaaacaaaaccatttCAGACAGTATTTCAAGGCCAATTAACTTTTATCTTAAGCAAAAACAAGTGTATTGAGAAAGTGCTAGTGTCAGCTATTGAAGTAAAGTGTTCTGATGCAATTTTATATAAGGTGAtgttaaaaatgtgtgtgtctgATGATGTCAGAAAGTCTGAAATTGCATGCTACATGGATGACAAttatatgtttgtgtatatggaCCCTCATCTGTTAGTCCTGTTAAACAATGTGTCAAGTAAACAATGTGTCAAGTAAGACCTTAactggatagttcacccaaaaactaACATCTGGTGGACATCAAAACCCAACCCAACCTAATGACAAACCCCAACGTTGGCCTGACCTCAATGTTAGACTGAGGTGAAAACTTAACATATGACTGATGTCAAAACACAATGTCTGGTTGACATCAAAACCCAGTGTAAACATAACTTTAAAACAGTACTATACCGACTTCCAAAGTATGAAAACCAAATACTttgaaagtcaatgggtaccgtcaactgggTGCAAACCATCTTTTTGACATGAGTGTGAGTaaatggtgacagaattttcatgtttactcaaactatccctttattttaaaatgaaacatatatacattttattttcttacGAATGAAGGTGCTTTCATAATTTGTTTGTGAGCGGAAAATCAATCCCTAGAAATTATGGGGAAAATTCCCAACTGAGGAAAGCCTTCATATAAAACCATGCAAAACTTTGCCAATTTAATTCCAGACACATACTGCTCCCGATCTGTGGATTAGTTCATTTGCTTTTCCTGACTGTGGAGAACAATAACTGATACATCTATGactgttttgatttttttaatcatcaaTGGCAACTGAAGCTTATTGAAAAGCTGTTTATATGTTGTAGtgagttttaattttatttcatgTGACTTTAAGGGACATTCATGCAATGATGGATAACTCTTCTTATCCTGTGATGCTGACTCTTATGGTGCCCAAAGAATCAAAATCATTTAGGCACATATACTTtacttgttttctttttctttatttgcTCATACTGTCTTTAAATTTCCGACTTGTTTTTGTCATTGTCATGGAGAAATCCCTTCATGAACCAATGTACATATTCATGTGTAATCTATGTGTGAATGTAATGTATGGAGCCTCAGGATTCTACCctatatttttgtataatttgaTTTTGGATTCATATGTCATTTCCTCTTACATGTGTGCTCTGCAAAGCTTTGTCATATACAGCTCTTTATTGTCTGAGGTTACAATATTAACAGTCATGTCATTTGATAGATATGTAGCCATATGCAGACCTTTAGACTATCATTCAAAATTAACTAAAAGCACCTGTGTGAAATTAATTCTGTTTTCCTGGATTGTACCAAACTGTTGTACAGTTCCGGCATGCCTTTTAGCAAATTTGAGGACATTTTGCAAAAATCacattgacaaattatattgTGACAACTGGTCAATTGTAAAACTGTCTTGTGCATCACTTTTTATTAATAATCTTTTTGGATATGTAATTATTGtcacatttttttcattattagtTGTTATTATAGTGTCATACATTAAACTCATTGCTGCATGTAAAGCATCTTTAGAAAATAGAAGAAAATTCTGGCAAACCTGTTTGCCACACTTACTGTCAATTATCAATTTCTCATTTGCTCTTCTTTTTGATTTCATGTATATTAGATACGGTGCTAATGATATTCCAGAGAGTTTACGTCATTTTTTGGCTTTAGAACTGATTATAGTTTCACCTGTTGTTAATCCTTTAATCTATGGATTAAATATCAAGGTCGTGCGTAAAAGAGTTTTTCCGTCATGTATtataatgagaaaaaaatgttaaatgttaaaacaaGTGTAAAGCATACTATATATGTActgaaaaatgtataaatacagGTACAGTAAAAGGTTGCTGTGATAGTTTGATTTCATAAACAGATCATTACAAACTACAAGAACGAGTCTGtttttcacacacatatttCTGGTCTGATACAGTATGCAAACTGTCAAATGACATAAAAGGCCATCCAAATAAGAGTAAGAAAACTTTTtgcaaataattaaaacattgaCAATATTTAACCTgatctgaaaaaaaatatttttgagcaCATGCATCAAGACAATTCAGATTTTTGATTGATTTTTAGATGCaacattaaaaagaaaataattattaaatacgTTGAAAACTATCAAAAGGACATAAAAGGTTACATTTGTTATTTGGCATATGATTTTACCAAGACTCAGTGTCA is a window encoding:
- the LOC135776811 gene encoding olfactory receptor 2AT4-like — its product is MDNSSYPVMLTLMVPKESKSFRHIYFTCFLFLYLLILSLNVRLVSVIVMEKSLHEPMYIFMCNLCVNAIYGASGFYPIFLYNLILDSYVIYSYMCALQSFVIYTSLISEVTILTVMSYDRYVAICRPLDYHSKLTKSTCVKLILFSWIVPNCYTVPACLLANLRTFCKYHIDKLYCDNWSIVKLSCASPFVNNLFGYLIIVTFFPFVVVVIVSYIKLIAACKASLENRRKFWQTCLPHIISLINFTFAYLFDVMYSRYGANDIPDTLRHFLALELIIVPPVVNPLIYGLNIKAVRERVLPSLY
- the LOC135776863 gene encoding olfactory receptor 6E1-like is translated as MDNSSYPVMLTLMVPKESKSFRHIYFTCFLFLYLLILSLNFRLVFVIVMEKSLHEPMYIFMCNLCVNVMYGASGFYPIFLYNLILDSYVISSYMCALQSFVIYSSLLSEVTILTVMSFDRYVAICRPLDYHSKLTKSTCVKLILFSWIVPNCCTVPACLLANLRTFCKNHIDKLYCDNWSIVKLSCASLFINNLFGYVIIVTFFSLLVVIIVSYIKLIAACKASLENRRKFWQTCLPHLLSIINFSFALLFDFMYIRYGANDIPESLRHFLALELIIVSPVVNPLIYGLNIKVVRKRVFPSCIIMRKKC